A stretch of the Medicago truncatula cultivar Jemalong A17 chromosome 5, MtrunA17r5.0-ANR, whole genome shotgun sequence genome encodes the following:
- the LOC11416968 gene encoding S-adenosyl-L-methionine:benzoic acid/salicylic acid carboxyl methyltransferase 3, with translation MSEVGKRETRMKVEQVLHMNGGIGETSYSNNSLLQKKVISLTKEMRDEAIKNLYCKTFPKRLGIADLGCSSGPNTLLVISEVIKLVDKLCQEHNHESPEYQVFMNDLQGNDFNNIFRLLDRFTEKLNDEVEDGIGGPIFFYGAPGSFYGRIFPTKTMHFIHSSYSLQWLSQVPKGVENNKGNIYMATTSPANVLNAYHEQFQRDFSLFLKCRAEELVDGGRMVLTILGRKSDDKYSKECCYIWELLAVALNDMVLEGIIMEEQMDTFNIPQYTPSPSEVKLEVLREGSFTIDRLEVTEVHWNAYNDWNEVDFRSSLSKSLIDGAYNVTKCMRAVAEPLLVSHFGETIIEEVFGRYLEILVDRMSKERTEFINVSISLTKKV, from the exons ATGAGTGAGGTGGGGAAGAGAGAAACAAGGATGAAAGTGGAACAAGTACTCCACATGAATGGAGGAATTGGAGAAACAAGCTATTCAAATAACTCCTTACTTCAG AAAAAGGTTATTTCTTTGACAAAAGAAATGAGAGATGAAGCCATAAAGAACCTCTACTGCAAAACGTTCCCAAAAAGGCTAGGTATTGCAGATTTGGGTTGTTCTTCTGGGCCAAACACTTTGTTGGTGATATCTGAAGTTATCAAATTAGTTGATAAACTTTGCCAAGAACATAATCACGAGTCTCCAGAATACCAAGTCTTCATGAATGATCTTCAAGGGAATgatttcaacaacatttttagGTTACTTGATAGGTTCACAGAGAAACTAAATGATGAAGTGGAAGATGGGATTGGTGGTCCAATCTTTTTCTATGGGGCTCCTGGTTCTTTTTATGGCAGgatttttccaacaaaaacaatGCATTTCATTCATTCCTCTTACAGCCTTCAATGGCTCTCACAG GTTCCTAAAGGTGTAGAGAATAATAAGGGTAACATTTACATGGCTACCACAAGCCCCGCAAACGTGCTCAACGCTTACCATGAGCAATTTCAAAGAGATTTCTCATTGTTTCTCAAGTGTCGTGCAGAAGAACTTGTTGACGGGGGTCGTATGGTTCTCACAATCTTGGGAAGAAAAAGTGATGATAAATATAGCAAAGAGTGTTGCTATATTTGGGAGCTTCTTGCTGTTGCCCTTAATGACATGGTCTTGGAG GGAATTATAATGGAGGAGCAAATGGACACTTTCAACATTCCTCAGTACACACCATCTCCATCAGAAGTAAAATTAGAGGTTTTGAGAGAAGGGTCATTCACTATTGATCGTCTGGAAGTAACAGAAGTACATTGGAATGCTTATAATGATTGGAATGAGGTTGATTTTAGAAGTAGTTTATCTAAATCACTCATTGATGGGGCATACAATGTCACAAAATGTATGAGGGCCGTAGCTGAACCTTTATTGGTCAGTCACTTTGGAGAAACTATCATTGAAGAAGTTTTTGGAAGATATCTAGAAATTTTAGTTGATCGCATGTCTAAGGAGAGAACTGAATTCATTAATGTGAGCATATCATTGACCAAAAAAGTGTGA